ATATGAGGATGTGGCGACCGGCACCACGGGCCACGCCGAATCGGTGAAGGTCGTGTTCGATCCGACCAAGGTGAATTACGCCGATCTGCTGCGCATCTATTTCTCGGTGGTCGCCGATCCGACGCTGGTCAACCGTCAGGGGCCGGACCATGGTCCGCAATATCGCAGCGCGCTGTTCCCGCAATCGCCGGGGCAGGCCAAGGTGGCGCAGGCCTATATCGCGCAGCTGACCGCCGCCCATGTCTATGCCGCCCCGATCGCGACGAAGCTGGAGACGGCGCCCGGCTTCTTCCCGGCCGAGGGCTATCATCAGGATTTCATGGCTCGCAATCCGGACTATCCTTATATCGTGATCAACGATCGCCCGAAGGTCGAAGCGCTCAAGCGCATCTTTCCGCAGAGCTGGAAGGCCTGAGGGAGCGGACACCGGGCATGCGCGTTGGTGGGGGATGGATGACCCCGCCGATCGCCCGATCCCCGCCACCAGCCTGATCTTCGGCTATGGCGCGGTGTTGCCGTTGCCGATCGCGGCCGTGCTCGCCTGGCTGATGTCGTCGCCGTGGCCGACGGTGGTGACATGGCTGGCGGTCTGGTGGGGGGCGTCGATCCTGATCTTCCTCGCCGGCGTGCGGCGCGGGCTCGGCTTCCGGGGCGACGCCGAAACGCCGGCATCCGTGCTGGTGCCGATGCTCTGGCTGTTCGCGCTGGGCGCCGGGGCGCTGGCCAGCCCGACCCCGCTGATGTCGCTGGTGCTGCTCGCGATCGGCTATGCCAGCGTCGCGATCCTCGATCCGATCGCCGCGCGCCGCGGCGAGGCGCCCCCGCATTTCGCCCGGATGCGCCCGCTCCAGATGGGGGTTGCCCTGCTCGGGCTGATCGGCCTCATCCTCCATCGCGGCGCCGTCGCCATTCCGATCTAGATCTGGTCAGGCCGCGAGCGGGAAGCGCAGCAGCCGGTCGGCGAGCGGCACCAATGCCTGGGCGGCCCGCCCGCCCAGCGCCTTGCGGATCACCGGATCGCCGGCATCCATTCCCCCGGTGAGCGCGCCGAACGCCGGCAGGATCAGCTTGTCGGCGGTGGCGACGAAGCAGCGCCGCGCGACGTGGCGGCCCTTGATCGTCAGCCGCAGCTTGGGATGGAAATGGCCGGACAGTTCGGGGCGGCTCTCCTGCGGCTCGGCTTCGTGGCGGAGCAGCAAGCCGTCGACCTCCGCCTCGCCGAGCACCCGCCCGCCGCAATGATCGGCCAGCGTCACCGCCGCGATGTCGTGATTGCCGGCGATCCATGTCCAGCGCGTGCTGCCGGTGAGGGCGCGGAGCAGGTCGCGGGTTTCGTCGGCCAGTCGCTC
This genomic window from Sphingomonas abietis contains:
- the msrA gene encoding peptide-methionine (S)-S-oxide reductase MsrA, whose translation is MKTSLPVIAATGIVAGLLWAAAPSFAAEQAVKAPAPALVEPVTGHRETAIFAGGCFWGVAGVFNHVKGVVGTTSGYTGGKASTAQYEDVATGTTGHAESVKVVFDPTKVNYADLLRIYFSVVADPTLVNRQGPDHGPQYRSALFPQSPGQAKVAQAYIAQLTAAHVYAAPIATKLETAPGFFPAEGYHQDFMARNPDYPYIVINDRPKVEALKRIFPQSWKA
- a CDS encoding DUF3429 domain-containing protein: MDDPADRPIPATSLIFGYGAVLPLPIAAVLAWLMSSPWPTVVTWLAVWWGASILIFLAGVRRGLGFRGDAETPASVLVPMLWLFALGAGALASPTPLMSLVLLAIGYASVAILDPIAARRGEAPPHFARMRPLQMGVALLGLIGLILHRGAVAIPI
- the pdeM gene encoding ligase-associated DNA damage response endonuclease PdeM, which encodes MVPFSFAGAELVAMVPGALAWPARRALLFADLHLEKASFYARGGQMLPPYDSHATLRELELLVRQTGAEEIWCLGDSFHDAEGCERLADETRDLLRALTGSTRWTWIAGNHDIAAVTLADHCGGRVLGEAEVDGLLLRHEAEPQESRPELSGHFHPKLRLTIKGRHVARRCFVATADKLILPAFGALTGGMDAGDPVIRKALGGRAAQALVPLADRLLRFPLAA